One part of the Acidobacteriota bacterium genome encodes these proteins:
- a CDS encoding Plug and carboxypeptidase regulatory-like domain-containing protein yields MAQTSRGTIAGTVTDQTGAVVIGAKVTATDSLTSESRTTTTNDTGGFRFDAITPGVYNIEITAATFAPMRLEKLPVPGSVVTSVNPKMKLGASTETVNVIETGEQVQTESGELSKVITQQQITELPIPSLNAYQLALTLPGVVSVSSRDDFTNGTSYSVNGLRPRANNFLIDGFDNNDNAIQGQGLQPQNVEAISQVTVFTNSYAAEFGRGGASVTNVQFRSGNNGWHGGVWEQYQGSRLDALTTTQAQSGLDRVPQYVQNLFGFRLGGPIVKNKLFVFGTSQWTRFFGAFQGSTLTLPTATGYDTLAAVAAANPGTVQNQIDLLAATTGVTWV; encoded by the coding sequence ATGGCACAGACCTCCCGCGGCACGATCGCGGGTACCGTCACCGATCAGACTGGCGCTGTCGTAATCGGTGCCAAGGTGACCGCCACTGACAGCTTAACCAGCGAGAGCCGCACCACCACCACCAACGACACGGGTGGGTTCCGGTTCGACGCGATCACGCCCGGCGTGTACAACATCGAGATCACGGCAGCGACCTTTGCTCCCATGAGACTCGAGAAGCTCCCCGTACCGGGTTCGGTCGTGACTTCGGTGAACCCCAAGATGAAGCTCGGTGCGTCCACGGAAACCGTGAACGTGATCGAGACCGGTGAGCAGGTTCAGACCGAGAGCGGCGAACTCTCCAAAGTCATCACGCAGCAGCAGATCACCGAGCTGCCCATCCCGAGCTTGAACGCCTACCAGCTCGCCCTTACGCTTCCCGGAGTGGTCTCGGTCTCCAGCCGCGACGACTTCACGAACGGCACCTCTTACTCGGTGAACGGACTGCGTCCGCGCGCCAACAACTTCCTCATCGATGGCTTTGACAACAACGACAACGCCATCCAGGGCCAGGGCCTGCAGCCTCAGAACGTCGAGGCCATCTCGCAGGTCACGGTGTTCACCAACTCTTACGCCGCGGAGTTCGGCCGTGGCGGCGCTTCCGTCACCAACGTTCAGTTCCGCAGCGGCAACAACGGCTGGCACGGTGGCGTGTGGGAGCAGTATCAAGGCTCGCGTCTTGATGCCCTGACCACCACGCAGGCCCAAAGCGGCCTCGATCGCGTTCCGCAGTATGTGCAGAACCTGTTTGGGTTCCGCCTGGGCGGGCCGATCGTCAAGAACAAGCTGTTTGTTTTCGGTACTTCGCAGTGGACCCGCTTCTTCGGCGCCTTCCAGGGCTCGACTCTGACCCTGCCGACCGCGACTGGCTATGACACGTTGGCGGCGGTGGCGGCGGCGAACCCCGGCACGGTACAAAACCAGATCGACCTCCTCGCCGCTACCACCGGGGTAACCTGGGTGTGA